The Opitutaceae bacterium genome has a window encoding:
- a CDS encoding lytic transglycosylase domain-containing protein: MPGLPSDERILWAIAEVETGNRPHLRGRDGELTQFQILPATWRRYSRLAPWEARNRPDEADRVAREHLRHIKEQLGRSGKPLTVFHIAAAWNAGPNRSRFSLETIDYAARVANLVHGG; this comes from the coding sequence ATGCCCGGACTGCCCTCGGATGAGCGGATCCTGTGGGCGATCGCGGAAGTGGAGACGGGCAATCGTCCGCATTTGCGCGGGCGCGACGGTGAGTTGACGCAGTTTCAGATCCTGCCGGCGACCTGGCGGCGCTACTCGCGCCTTGCACCCTGGGAGGCGAGAAACCGCCCGGACGAAGCGGACCGGGTGGCGCGCGAGCACCTGAGGCATATCAAGGAACAGTTGGGGCGGAGTGGAAAGCCGCTTACGGTGTTCCATATCGCAGCTGCCTGGAATGCAGGTCCGAACCGCAGCCGATTTTCGCTCGAGACGATCGATTACGCTGCGCGCGTGGCGAACCTCGTGCACGGTGGCTAG
- a CDS encoding MgtC/SapB family protein — protein sequence MDIEAELLALAKLAVAMLLCGALGWERESLGKAAGLRTHILVGVGSALIVLLAEFLVEHFDSAGEQMQFDPIRSLEAVAAAVSFLGAGTIIFAQGMERVRGLTTAASLWTTAAVGMAVALDLYVLAVGATLLLLLVMRVLLKVEVPIDKVTRDEPRWPFA from the coding sequence ATGGATATCGAAGCTGAACTCCTTGCTCTTGCGAAACTCGCAGTGGCGATGCTGCTCTGCGGTGCGTTGGGCTGGGAGCGTGAGAGCCTCGGAAAGGCAGCCGGCCTGCGTACGCACATTCTGGTCGGCGTCGGCTCTGCGCTGATCGTGCTGCTGGCGGAATTTCTCGTGGAGCACTTTGATTCTGCGGGAGAGCAGATGCAGTTCGACCCGATTCGCTCCCTCGAGGCTGTTGCTGCTGCCGTCAGTTTCCTGGGCGCCGGCACCATTATTTTCGCCCAAGGCATGGAGCGTGTGCGCGGCCTCACGACGGCCGCTTCTCTCTGGACCACCGCAGCCGTAGGCATGGCCGTGGCGCTCGACCTTTATGTGCTCGCGGTCGGAGCCACGCTGCTTCTCCTCCTCGTCATGCGCGTGTTGCTCAAGGTCGAGGTGCCAATTGACAAGGTCACGCGCGACGAGCCGCGTTGGCCGTTTGCCTGA
- a CDS encoding zinc ribbon domain-containing protein YjdM → MSKPVCSACSLDDVLAHPDHWECATCGHEWPKDPSPEAARVVKDAHGTPLADGDTVVLIKDLKLRGSSQVLKGGSKAKNIRLVDGDHEIDCKIEGASMALKACFVKKA, encoded by the coding sequence ATGTCCAAGCCTGTCTGCTCTGCCTGCTCGCTCGACGATGTTCTCGCGCATCCTGATCATTGGGAATGCGCGACGTGCGGCCATGAGTGGCCAAAGGACCCGTCACCTGAAGCTGCGCGCGTGGTGAAAGATGCGCACGGCACCCCTCTGGCCGATGGCGACACGGTCGTATTGATTAAGGACCTGAAACTCCGCGGCTCCTCCCAGGTTCTTAAAGGCGGCTCAAAGGCGAAGAACATCCGCCTCGTCGACGGCGACCACGAGATCGATTGCAAGATAGAGGGCGCGTCGATGGCCTTGAAGGCCTGTTTCGTGAAGAAAGCGTGA
- a CDS encoding glycoside hydrolase family 2 TIM barrel-domain containing protein — MLSQFLSSVVRLVLVGFVGLVAGGAHSGAETPSAAPNVRLSFDKDWRFSRSGNLAAVRTDYDDSGWRRIDVPHDWSIEEPVSEANPSGIEGGFFVAGEGWYRKSFALPEAWTGRRITLRFDGVFMNTDVWVNGRHAGHHTSGYSAFIIDVTPHLSTTGTNTVTVRVANDNPSASRWFTGSGIYRHVWLEAEGPVTVPFGGVYVRSTLEKDGTARLAVQTVLRNSGGGKQEVITLWKIIDPQGKVVAEETRKDSLYGEAQLDGVFSVPQPLLWSIEAPNLYRIETTLTVGGVLAYRGEEHFGIRTAVFDPEQGFLLNGVKVPLKGVCIHHDVGGLGAAVPDGAWLRQLQLLKQLGCNAIRLSHNPHSPVLLDLCDRLGFLVINEMFDKWSGRLSHYNTTETFVREGEEDLRWFVLRDRNRPSVVLWTVGNEVDEQWKEEGIATFERLQAVVKALDPSREVSVAMHPGEQGTGPYSLLTPHTRVVNYNYRTTDFPEWKEQLPGRAFVASETKVYQEGHVKRYADIDFSENSWFFIERNPFIAGQFIWAGFDYLGESMGWPRKGLTNCVFLTNGFLKPYGEFTRSIYSDTLMVAVTYVDEARAAEMDAFEHWQKLWFGPPLKADWNPAKANGEPVKVVVFSTAEKVELFLNGRSLGQKLPKELPGRVAQWTVPFEPGELRAVGTRAGQTVEDRIVTAGEPKRLGLREESDLPGTRHTGVAALVISAEDVAGTVVPLAEPTVRVTAGPGGRILGIDNGDLTYHGLYTANEVELRDGKALVWVVVPETGSVRYEVTGVGLESGSLTLER; from the coding sequence ATGCTTTCCCAGTTTCTTTCGTCGGTGGTGCGCCTGGTTCTGGTTGGTTTCGTCGGTTTGGTTGCCGGAGGCGCGCACAGCGGCGCGGAAACACCGTCTGCTGCGCCCAACGTGCGACTCTCCTTCGATAAAGATTGGCGGTTCAGCCGTTCGGGCAACCTCGCTGCCGTGCGCACCGATTATGACGACTCCGGATGGCGAAGGATTGATGTACCCCACGATTGGTCCATCGAGGAACCTGTGTCCGAAGCGAACCCTTCAGGAATCGAGGGCGGATTCTTTGTCGCAGGTGAAGGCTGGTATCGGAAATCGTTCGCGCTTCCGGAAGCTTGGACAGGAAGGCGTATCACGCTTCGCTTTGATGGGGTTTTCATGAACACGGATGTCTGGGTGAACGGGCGGCATGCCGGTCATCATACCTCGGGATACAGTGCGTTCATCATCGATGTGACCCCGCACCTGAGCACCACCGGCACCAATACCGTCACGGTGCGTGTGGCCAATGACAACCCGTCGGCGAGTCGCTGGTTCACCGGCAGTGGCATCTACCGCCATGTATGGCTCGAGGCCGAAGGACCGGTCACCGTTCCGTTTGGCGGGGTATATGTTCGCAGCACGTTGGAAAAGGACGGAACGGCGCGCCTGGCGGTCCAAACCGTGCTCAGGAATTCCGGGGGCGGTAAACAGGAAGTGATCACGCTTTGGAAGATCATTGATCCCCAAGGCAAGGTCGTGGCTGAAGAGACGCGCAAGGATTCGCTCTACGGCGAGGCGCAATTGGACGGAGTATTCTCGGTTCCCCAGCCGCTGCTGTGGTCCATCGAGGCGCCGAACCTCTATCGTATCGAAACCACTCTTACCGTGGGTGGTGTTCTCGCCTATCGAGGCGAGGAGCACTTCGGGATTCGCACTGCTGTCTTCGACCCGGAGCAGGGATTCCTGCTCAACGGTGTGAAGGTGCCCCTCAAGGGCGTTTGTATCCACCATGACGTCGGCGGCCTTGGCGCCGCTGTGCCGGACGGAGCCTGGCTGCGCCAGCTGCAACTCTTGAAGCAGCTTGGCTGCAATGCGATTCGCCTGAGTCACAACCCCCATTCCCCGGTCCTGCTCGATCTGTGCGACCGGCTCGGGTTCCTCGTCATCAACGAGATGTTCGACAAATGGTCCGGACGTCTGTCGCACTACAACACGACCGAGACGTTTGTTCGCGAGGGCGAGGAGGATCTTCGCTGGTTCGTCCTGCGTGACCGCAACCGACCGAGCGTGGTGCTCTGGACGGTCGGAAATGAGGTCGACGAACAGTGGAAAGAGGAGGGAATTGCGACCTTTGAGCGCCTGCAGGCGGTGGTAAAGGCACTCGATCCAAGCCGAGAAGTATCCGTTGCCATGCACCCGGGAGAACAAGGGACGGGTCCATACTCGCTGCTGACTCCGCACACGCGCGTGGTGAACTACAACTACCGCACGACCGATTTTCCGGAATGGAAGGAGCAGCTTCCCGGCCGGGCATTCGTCGCAAGTGAGACGAAGGTGTATCAGGAGGGCCATGTGAAGCGGTACGCCGACATCGACTTCTCAGAGAACTCCTGGTTCTTCATCGAGAGAAACCCGTTTATCGCGGGGCAGTTTATCTGGGCGGGCTTCGATTACCTAGGCGAGTCGATGGGATGGCCAAGGAAGGGCCTGACCAACTGCGTGTTTCTCACCAATGGCTTCCTGAAGCCGTACGGCGAGTTCACGCGTAGTATCTATTCGGATACACTTATGGTCGCGGTAACCTATGTCGATGAAGCCCGCGCCGCGGAGATGGATGCCTTCGAGCATTGGCAGAAGCTTTGGTTTGGGCCTCCGCTCAAGGCCGATTGGAATCCAGCCAAGGCGAATGGTGAGCCGGTCAAGGTTGTCGTGTTTTCTACCGCCGAAAAGGTGGAGCTCTTCCTCAACGGTCGGTCACTTGGGCAGAAGCTGCCGAAAGAGCTACCCGGCCGCGTCGCTCAGTGGACCGTGCCCTTTGAGCCCGGCGAACTCCGCGCCGTGGGGACACGTGCAGGTCAAACAGTCGAGGACCGAATTGTAACTGCGGGCGAGCCCAAGCGCCTGGGCTTGCGGGAGGAATCGGATCTGCCCGGCACTCGCCACACAGGTGTCGCCGCGCTGGTGATAAGCGCGGAGGATGTGGCGGGCACGGTGGTTCCCTTGGCAGAACCAACTGTGCGTGTGACAGCTGGCCCAGGGGGACGTATCCTGGGAATTGATAATGGCGACCTCACCTACCATGGCCTGTACACTGCGAACGAGGTGGAGCTGCGCGACGGCAAAGCCCTCGTGTGGGTGGTGGTCCCGGAGACAGGATCGGTCAGGTATGAAGTGACGGGGGTGGGTCTTGAGTCCGGATCGCTGACACTCGAACGGTGA
- the yihA gene encoding ribosome biogenesis GTP-binding protein YihA/YsxC — protein MKITQAEFETSSPDLDHCPRLAMPEFACIGRSNVGKSSLINSLVGRKSLARVSDLPGKTRTMNFYRINGNWRLVDLPGYGYAKIGKQQRADFNEAAAAYLESRPTLLRILVLIDVRLPAQEIDLAFLEWAQERRLPLALIFTKADKLAKSVASAAMRQYRDSALGDWPDVPPMILTSSKDGLGRAEVLKLISEGIAKRRS, from the coding sequence ATGAAAATCACCCAAGCCGAATTTGAGACCAGCTCGCCGGACCTCGACCATTGCCCGCGTCTGGCGATGCCGGAATTTGCGTGCATTGGCAGATCCAACGTAGGGAAATCGTCCCTCATTAACTCGCTCGTCGGGCGAAAATCGCTCGCACGTGTGTCCGATCTTCCCGGTAAGACGCGCACCATGAACTTCTATCGCATCAACGGAAATTGGCGGTTGGTCGACCTCCCCGGCTACGGTTACGCCAAGATCGGGAAGCAGCAGCGCGCGGATTTCAACGAAGCCGCTGCGGCGTACTTGGAGAGTCGCCCCACCTTGCTGCGCATTCTGGTGCTCATCGATGTCCGCCTCCCCGCCCAGGAGATTGACCTCGCTTTCCTGGAGTGGGCGCAGGAGAGAAGACTGCCGCTGGCCCTCATTTTCACCAAGGCCGACAAGCTGGCCAAAAGCGTTGCTTCGGCGGCCATGCGGCAATACCGCGATAGCGCGCTTGGAGACTGGCCAGATGTACCCCCCATGATTCTCACTTCCTCCAAGGACGGCTTGGGTCGTGCCGAGGTCCTGAAGTTGATCTCGGAGGGAATCGCCAAGCGGAGGAGCTAG
- a CDS encoding endo-1,4-beta-xylanase: MCTKCRWTHCLKRLPPEQQSKLAERYGQLFSVYAKHAANLERITFWGVTDGDSWLNNWPIRGRTDYPLLFDRSHKPKPAFDAVMEALKGSRAE, from the coding sequence ATTTGCACGAAGTGCCGTTGGACGCACTGCCTAAAGCGCCTGCCTCCCGAGCAACAGTCAAAACTCGCCGAACGCTACGGCCAGTTGTTTTCCGTTTACGCGAAGCATGCCGCCAACCTCGAGCGGATTACCTTCTGGGGTGTCACCGACGGCGACTCCTGGCTCAACAACTGGCCGATTCGCGGCCGCACCGATTACCCGCTCCTCTTCGACCGTTCGCACAAGCCGAAGCCCGCGTTTGATGCGGTGATGGAAGCGTTGAAGGGCTCGCGCGCGGAGTGA
- a CDS encoding energy transducer TonB, giving the protein MLTKIRTLALTLIAAGLMALAARADAPQEQAFDEAPVALRTPMPAYPKDLHSMKIEGRVAVLVEIDEKGAVTNVQVLKSTNSAFDAPALRAVRNWKFTPAKKDKAPVKAQVSFSLKFDPNA; this is encoded by the coding sequence ATGCTCACCAAGATTCGTACACTCGCTCTCACCTTGATTGCCGCTGGCCTGATGGCCCTGGCCGCACGCGCTGACGCTCCCCAGGAGCAGGCGTTTGACGAAGCCCCCGTTGCACTGCGCACCCCAATGCCCGCGTATCCAAAAGATCTCCACAGTATGAAGATCGAGGGCCGGGTGGCCGTGCTCGTCGAGATCGACGAGAAAGGTGCCGTGACAAACGTGCAGGTCCTCAAGTCCACCAACAGCGCCTTCGATGCCCCTGCCCTTCGCGCTGTGCGCAACTGGAAGTTCACTCCGGCGAAGAAGGACAAGGCGCCGGTGAAGGCCCAGGTCAGCTTTTCGTTGAAGTTCGATCCCAACGCGTAG
- a CDS encoding molybdenum cofactor guanylyltransferase, whose translation MPASLALFSGVVLAGGHSTRMGREKATLDMGGTPLWRRQLDLVQSLGASEKWIAMRADQNWLPLGIPRLNDAHPDQGPMGAVAYSLQKARYDHLVVLAIDLPKMTPQWYRRIGQRCADGIGVVGQHPDGKFEPLGAIYPKKLSAKMSAAVSEGQLSLQVFLQAAIEDGFMRTEEIRAEDAPLFENWNEP comes from the coding sequence ATGCCCGCATCCCTCGCCTTGTTCAGCGGTGTTGTCCTGGCCGGTGGCCACTCCACCCGCATGGGTCGCGAAAAGGCCACCCTCGATATGGGAGGCACTCCACTTTGGCGCAGGCAGCTTGATCTCGTGCAGTCCCTGGGCGCGTCCGAAAAGTGGATCGCCATGCGAGCCGATCAGAATTGGCTTCCGTTGGGAATTCCGCGGTTGAATGACGCACATCCGGACCAAGGGCCGATGGGTGCGGTGGCCTACTCCCTCCAGAAAGCGCGTTACGATCACTTGGTCGTGCTCGCTATCGACCTCCCCAAGATGACACCGCAATGGTACCGCCGTATTGGCCAGCGGTGTGCAGACGGGATTGGCGTGGTCGGTCAGCATCCAGACGGAAAATTTGAGCCCCTCGGTGCCATCTACCCGAAAAAACTCTCCGCAAAGATGTCCGCGGCGGTTTCCGAAGGCCAGTTGTCCCTGCAAGTCTTCCTTCAGGCTGCCATCGAGGACGGCTTTATGCGGACGGAGGAGATTCGCGCAGAAGACGCGCCCCTCTTTGAAAACTGGAACGAGCCGTAA
- the hrpA gene encoding ATP-dependent RNA helicase HrpA: MPQRPFHLHFPPELPISSRADEIVQAIRDNSVLILAGETGSGKTTQIPKLCVAAGRGREGRIACTQPRRMAALSIARRVAEEMKVAFGAEVGCKVRFSDQTSAATVIKFLTDGMLLAEVQSDPLLRAYDTIIIDEAHERSLNIDFLLGHLRLLRHKRPELKIVITSATLDTEAFSAAFENAPVIQVSGRTFPVEVIYSPLDAMGSDAAEGDEAESRAEALHYIDGAVEAVLRILEESESGDVLVFLPAERDILEVRDLLEGRAGRRCELIPLYGRLSNAEQQRVFAAGQRRKVIISTNIAETSLTIPGIRFVVDSGLARISRYAPGSRTRRLPIEPIAQSNAEQRKGRSGRVAEGVCIRLYSEKDYNERPRFAQPEIQRANLADVILRMKAFGLGDIERFPFLNMPAAKSIRSGYALLEELGALSLSDSATGSSLRSASALPPFRQVDPSNNPHNLPHLRLTQIGRELAHLPVDPTVGRMILQARHEHCLAEVLVIAAGLSIQDPRERPLDKQAQADAAHKRFARADSDFLTLLAIWEAYHDEFERLSQNRLRRFCRDHFLSYTRMREWRDIHQQLLEVLKERSDFRMTSVWDGAGGQNQKPGRPDERRGGESDSGSKKFGSTPAASGGESRRLNERDSDRSNPEAGSEKPNTDLSALAFGTPRYRAIHRSILAGLLGNIATRDEEGGGYKATHDRKVSLFPGSVLFVRDEPRKRERQDKPAQKKSGPPRWIMAAEIMETSRLYARTAARLDPVWALELGRHLAKTSYSEPFWQAEGGRVLVKRRTRLYGLELEIKSVGFGRVDPAQSTEIFIREGLVNDTISWPFGFLAHNRAVREQVESLLSRTRDRRFMNLDEAVYRFYADRLKPWVDHEGNLRGISAVAELVDLVREREAKEPAFLFMEPEDLRDPSEFTPDPEAYPASVPLENRVVPLNYLYRPGQEEDGVTLDVPVAEFSALKPASLDWAVPGHLEAKVEHYLSSAPKEIRRLFIPLAEATRSVTEALRSRDRLTGRRETLLEALCAHLAERYGARLTPGFWSDKPLPTHLRVRVRVTDESGRELAAGRDLDLLQGQVSEKVRELNAVASTTSSGLWAQARRRYEKVDQVEWTFGTLLPKHAIGESAGVPLFAFTTLKPSAAGVSLRLVADEAEAAATRRDGLERLLELNARHDLGWLQKDLRRLRELGALPATLASAQELQGDAWHALRRWLCRPDRVRVEPDGAFTENSFRVAVAELREEAKTAVTQLIELLRELLEVRQALLVHANPHASCTADLARLLPERFLRDTPMERLRHLPRYLRGLKARADRWRQSPAKDLERAEQLLPFVRAADALAKGNRSAAGTVKGRDHPFFWLVEEYRVSLFAQELGTAEPVSKAKLDAALQQLRTSGAVPPELSPISGSPLKPPTKPQGKPLVTALQKPEQPLKSLGALDKLFKRS, from the coding sequence ATGCCGCAGCGTCCGTTTCATCTGCACTTCCCCCCCGAGCTGCCCATCAGCAGTCGCGCGGATGAAATCGTGCAGGCGATCCGCGATAATTCTGTCCTAATTCTCGCTGGTGAAACAGGTTCGGGAAAAACGACCCAGATACCGAAGCTGTGCGTGGCTGCCGGGAGGGGGCGTGAGGGACGCATCGCCTGTACCCAGCCCCGCCGGATGGCCGCCCTGTCCATCGCGCGCCGTGTCGCCGAGGAAATGAAGGTCGCTTTCGGCGCCGAGGTGGGTTGCAAGGTGCGCTTTAGCGACCAGACATCAGCCGCCACCGTGATCAAATTTCTCACCGATGGCATGCTGCTTGCGGAGGTGCAATCGGATCCCCTCCTTCGCGCCTACGACACGATCATTATCGACGAAGCCCACGAGCGCAGCCTCAACATCGACTTTCTGCTGGGACACCTCCGCCTCCTGCGCCACAAGCGGCCCGAACTCAAGATCGTCATCACCTCCGCGACGCTCGATACCGAGGCGTTCAGCGCCGCCTTTGAGAATGCACCGGTGATCCAGGTCTCGGGGCGCACCTTCCCGGTGGAGGTGATCTATTCTCCCCTTGATGCGATGGGGAGCGATGCGGCTGAAGGCGATGAAGCCGAATCGCGCGCCGAGGCGCTTCATTACATTGATGGCGCCGTGGAGGCCGTCCTCCGCATCCTGGAGGAGAGCGAAAGTGGCGACGTGCTCGTGTTCCTGCCCGCTGAACGCGATATCCTTGAGGTAAGGGACCTTCTCGAAGGCCGTGCCGGGCGGCGCTGCGAACTCATCCCGCTTTACGGTCGCCTTTCCAACGCGGAGCAGCAACGGGTCTTCGCGGCGGGGCAGCGCCGCAAGGTGATCATCTCGACAAACATCGCGGAGACCTCGCTCACCATCCCCGGCATTCGCTTCGTCGTCGACTCCGGGCTGGCCCGCATCAGTCGCTATGCACCGGGTTCACGCACGCGGCGCCTGCCGATCGAACCCATCGCCCAGTCAAATGCCGAACAGCGCAAGGGACGAAGCGGGCGCGTCGCGGAGGGCGTGTGCATCCGTCTGTATTCGGAAAAGGACTACAACGAGCGCCCGCGCTTCGCGCAACCCGAGATCCAGCGCGCGAACCTGGCGGACGTCATCCTTCGCATGAAGGCGTTCGGGCTCGGTGACATCGAGCGTTTCCCGTTCCTAAACATGCCGGCCGCAAAGTCCATCCGCTCCGGCTACGCGCTCCTGGAAGAGTTGGGCGCCTTAAGTCTTTCAGATTCTGCCACCGGCTCCTCACTGCGGTCGGCTTCCGCCCTTCCGCCCTTCCGCCAGGTTGATCCATCTAACAATCCCCACAATCTCCCTCATCTCCGTCTCACCCAAATTGGTCGGGAACTCGCCCACCTGCCGGTCGACCCGACGGTTGGGCGGATGATCCTGCAGGCGCGGCATGAACACTGCCTGGCCGAGGTGCTGGTGATCGCCGCAGGACTCAGCATCCAGGACCCGCGCGAACGTCCCCTCGACAAACAGGCGCAGGCCGACGCCGCCCACAAGCGTTTCGCCCGTGCCGACTCGGATTTCCTGACGCTCCTCGCGATTTGGGAGGCGTACCACGATGAGTTTGAACGGCTCAGCCAGAACCGCCTCCGCCGCTTCTGTCGCGACCATTTTCTCAGCTACACGCGCATGCGCGAATGGCGTGACATCCACCAGCAGTTGCTGGAGGTGCTCAAGGAGCGGTCGGACTTTCGAATGACGTCCGTCTGGGATGGCGCTGGAGGGCAAAATCAGAAGCCCGGAAGACCGGATGAGCGGAGGGGGGGCGAATCGGATTCCGGATCAAAGAAGTTTGGCTCAACCCCGGCCGCGAGCGGCGGCGAGAGCCGGCGGCTGAACGAACGCGATTCCGACCGGTCGAATCCGGAGGCCGGTAGTGAAAAACCGAATACCGACCTCTCCGCTCTCGCTTTCGGCACCCCGCGCTACCGGGCGATCCACCGCTCCATTCTGGCGGGGCTTCTCGGCAACATCGCCACGCGGGACGAGGAGGGCGGTGGCTACAAGGCCACACATGACCGCAAGGTGTCGCTCTTTCCCGGCTCGGTGCTTTTCGTTCGCGATGAACCGCGCAAGCGGGAGCGGCAGGACAAACCTGCGCAGAAAAAATCGGGGCCGCCCCGCTGGATCATGGCCGCCGAGATCATGGAAACCTCGCGGCTCTATGCGCGTACGGCCGCGCGCCTTGACCCGGTCTGGGCGCTCGAACTTGGAAGGCATCTGGCGAAGACGTCCTACAGCGAACCGTTCTGGCAGGCCGAGGGCGGTCGTGTGCTCGTGAAGCGACGCACGCGGCTCTACGGCCTGGAACTCGAGATCAAGTCCGTCGGGTTCGGTCGGGTCGACCCCGCCCAATCAACCGAGATCTTCATCCGAGAGGGTCTCGTGAACGATACGATCTCGTGGCCCTTCGGGTTTCTTGCTCACAATCGCGCGGTGCGTGAGCAGGTCGAGTCGTTGCTCTCCCGCACCCGCGACCGACGCTTCATGAATCTCGATGAGGCGGTCTATCGCTTTTATGCGGATCGCCTGAAACCCTGGGTCGACCACGAGGGCAACCTCCGAGGAATCAGTGCGGTCGCCGAGTTGGTCGACCTGGTCAGGGAGAGAGAAGCGAAAGAACCGGCTTTTCTGTTCATGGAGCCCGAGGACCTGCGCGACCCCTCGGAGTTTACACCGGATCCAGAAGCCTACCCCGCGAGCGTGCCGCTCGAGAACCGCGTGGTGCCCCTGAATTACCTTTATCGGCCCGGCCAGGAGGAGGATGGCGTCACCCTGGACGTGCCCGTCGCTGAGTTCTCGGCTCTAAAGCCGGCATCACTTGACTGGGCGGTGCCAGGTCACCTGGAAGCTAAGGTGGAGCACTACCTGAGTTCCGCACCGAAGGAGATTCGGCGCCTGTTCATTCCGCTCGCAGAAGCCACGCGCAGCGTGACGGAGGCGCTCCGATCGCGAGACCGGCTGACGGGCCGACGCGAAACCCTTTTGGAGGCATTATGTGCTCACTTGGCGGAGCGTTACGGTGCACGCCTCACGCCAGGTTTCTGGTCGGACAAGCCGCTTCCCACGCACCTGCGAGTTCGCGTGCGCGTCACGGATGAGTCCGGGCGCGAACTGGCGGCCGGACGCGACCTTGACTTGCTGCAGGGACAAGTGTCGGAGAAGGTGCGCGAGCTAAATGCAGTCGCCTCCACCACGTCGTCGGGCCTGTGGGCGCAGGCACGCAGGCGGTACGAGAAGGTGGACCAGGTGGAGTGGACCTTTGGGACGCTGCTGCCAAAGCATGCCATCGGCGAATCCGCGGGAGTGCCTCTGTTTGCCTTCACGACTTTGAAACCGTCCGCAGCAGGGGTTTCGCTTCGTCTGGTTGCCGATGAAGCGGAAGCTGCTGCCACGCGCCGGGACGGCTTGGAACGCCTCTTGGAACTGAACGCCCGTCACGACCTCGGCTGGCTGCAAAAAGACCTGCGCCGACTCCGTGAACTTGGCGCGCTCCCGGCGACCTTGGCAAGTGCCCAGGAACTGCAGGGGGACGCGTGGCACGCGTTGCGACGCTGGCTCTGCCGTCCAGATCGCGTGCGTGTGGAGCCGGATGGCGCGTTCACCGAGAATTCGTTTCGAGTGGCGGTTGCGGAGTTGCGCGAAGAGGCGAAGACCGCCGTGACGCAATTGATCGAGTTGTTGCGAGAATTGCTCGAGGTGCGACAGGCCCTGCTCGTCCACGCCAATCCGCATGCGTCCTGTACCGCCGACCTGGCTCGTCTCCTGCCGGAGCGGTTTCTCCGCGACACGCCCATGGAGCGCCTGCGACACCTCCCGCGCTACTTGCGTGGGTTGAAGGCGCGTGCGGACCGGTGGCGCCAAAGTCCTGCAAAGGATTTGGAACGCGCCGAGCAACTGCTGCCCTTTGTGCGCGCGGCAGATGCGCTCGCGAAAGGGAACAGATCGGCTGCGGGCACCGTTAAGGGACGAGATCACCCGTTCTTCTGGCTGGTCGAAGAATACCGTGTAAGCTTGTTTGCGCAGGAACTCGGCACCGCGGAGCCCGTTTCAAAAGCCAAACTAGACGCGGCGCTGCAACAATTGCGCACGTCGGGTGCGGTGCCTCCGGAGCTGTCACCGATCTCCGGTTCACCCCTCAAGCCGCCGACAAAGCCTCAGGGCAAACCGCTTGTGACTGCCCTCCAGAAACCGGAGCAGCCCCTAAAGAGCCTCGGCGCGTTGGACAAGCTGTTCAAGCGCTCATGA
- a CDS encoding LysR family transcriptional regulator: protein MSTQPTVSIKLFHTAFRNGWLRTCSTLPYKEMAPIIDSRKLLAFATLARVGSFTLAARELHLTQSAVSHAIKSLEIELECQLFDRLGRRVLLTNAGRRLLEHAVKILAAMKVARDDLQVVNTRAPLAS, encoded by the coding sequence TTGAGCACCCAGCCGACCGTATCGATTAAACTTTTTCATACCGCATTCCGCAACGGCTGGCTCAGGACCTGCTCGACACTCCCTTACAAGGAAATGGCTCCAATCATCGATAGCCGGAAACTGCTGGCGTTTGCGACGCTGGCGCGAGTCGGCAGCTTTACACTGGCGGCGCGGGAGCTGCATTTGACGCAGTCCGCGGTCAGCCATGCCATCAAATCACTGGAAATAGAGCTGGAATGCCAGCTATTCGATCGGCTCGGCCGCCGGGTGCTTCTTACTAATGCGGGGAGGCGTCTGCTCGAACATGCGGTCAAGATTCTGGCCGCGATGAAGGTGGCGCGAGACGACCTTCAAGTGGTTAACACCCGGGCCCCTTTGGCCTCCTGA